The Ralstonia sp. RRA DNA segment AGCTTGCGGCCGAGCGAGCCGCCCGGGTGCGAGCGGGCGAAGTCTTCGGCGCCAAAGCCGCGCGCATCGAGCACGGCCACGGCCAGCGCGTCGCCCAGCGCGATCTGGGCGGTGGTGCTGGCGGTCGGCGCCAGGTTCAGCGGGCACGCTTCGACGTCGACGTGTGAATTCAGCACGACATCGGCATGCTTGCCGAGGGAGGATTCCGGGTTGCCCGTTACGGCGATCAGCTTGGCGCCCAGCCGCTTGACGAGCGGCAGGATGGCGTTCAGCTCCGACACTTCGCCGGAATTGGAGAAACCGATGAAGACGTCGTCACGCGTGACCATGCCGAGGTCGCCATGGCTGGCTTCAGCCGGGTGGACAAAGAAGGCCGGCGTGCCGGTCGAGGCCAGCGTGGCCGCGATCTTGCGCGCAATGTGACCGGACTTGCCCATGCCCGAGACGACCACGCGCCCCGTGCAGCCGAGCACCATCTCGACCGCGCGCGCAAAGTCGGCGGACACCTGGGATTTGAGACCGAGTACGGCTTGCGCTTCGATGTCGAAGGTTTGCTGCGCCAGCGCAAGCGCTCGATCTGGGTTGAAATTCGCTATCATGGCGGCGAAGTATAACAACGATTGACACGGGTCCCGGCCGCTTGCCGCACGTTGGGGCTGGGCTTGCGGGGAGTCGCGGAGCGTACGGGCGCTTCGTTTTGCTGCGCCGCGGCAATTCTCTTTCGAACCACTTTCCTTCCCGTCGCCACGCCGTCATTTTTTGCTTTGCGGCGTCCCGCGTATCGCGTTCTTCGTTTATACCCTGGCATCGGTCTTGCAATGCGCTGCGTGCTGCCTGCGGCATGTTTGCCGTGTGCACCGTCCTGATGCGCCGGTGCTGTCCACCCTGTCCAACCCCTTTCGTCTGGTTTTTCGAGCTGCATGCATTCGCCGCTGGAACTCACTCTCGTGCTGTTGGCCGCCGCCGTGATCGGCGTGGTGTTGTTCCGCATGCTGCAGTTGCCGCCCATGCTGGCCTACCTGGTGGTGGGCGTGCTGATCGGGCCGAAGGCGACGGGGCTGGAGTCCGATTCTGCGCAGACGCGCTACCTCGCCGAGTTTGGCGTGGTGTTCCTGATGTTCTCGATCGGCCTGGAGTTCAACCTCTCCAAGCTGCGCTCGATGCGGCGGCAGGTGTTCGGGCTGGGCGCGTCGCAGGTGGCGCTGACCATGCTGCTGACCGTGCCGATCACCATGCTGCTGTCGCACTGGTATCCGCTGTCGTGGCAGGCGGGCTTGGCGCTGGGCGGTGCATTGGCGATGTCGTCCACGGCCATCGTCTCGAAGATGCTGGCCGAGCGCCTGCAGCTTGAAACCGAGCACGGCCGCAACATCATCAGCGTGCTGCTGTTCCAGGATCTGGCGGTGGTGCTGCTGCTGATCGTGGTGCCGTCGCTGGGCAAGAACCCGACCGATCTGGTACTGACACTCTCCATTGCCGCGGTGAAGATCACCGTCGCGCTGGTCTTGATCCTGTTCCTGGGACAGAAGCTGCTGTCGCGCTGGTTCCACCTGGTGGCGGCGCGCCGCTCGCAGGAGCTGTTCATGCTGAACCTGCTGCTGGTGACGCTGGGCATGGCGGCGTTGACCGAGCGGCTGGGCCTGTCGATGGCGCTGGGCGCGTTCCTGGCCGGCATGCTGGTGTCAGAAACGCCGTACAAGCTGCAGGTGGAAGAAGACATCAAGCCGTTCCGCGATGTGCTGCTGGGCTTGTTCTTTGTGACAGTGGGCATGCTGCTGGACCCGCGCGTGGTGGTCGAGCACTGGGCGCTGGTGCTGGTGCTGGTGACCGGGCCGGTGCTGTTCAAGTTCGTGCTGATCGCCTTTCTGGCACGCGGCTTTGGCTCGGGCGGCGGCGCGGCGATCCGCACGGCGCTGGGGCTGGCGCAGGCCGGTGAATTCGGCTTCGTGCTGCTCAACCAGATCGACGGCATGCACCTGATCGACCCGCTGCTCGGCCAGGCCATCCTGGCGGCGATGCTGCTGTCGATGCTGATTGCACCGTTCCTGATCCAGTACAGCGATGTGATCGCCATGCGGTTCTCGCGCACGGATTGGCTGCTGCAATCGCTGGCGATGACCAAGATCGCCGCGCAGAGCATCGCCACCGAGCGTCACGTCATCATCTGCGGCTACGGGCGCAGCGGGCAGAACCTGGCGCATATGGTGGAGC contains these protein-coding regions:
- a CDS encoding KpsF/GutQ family sugar-phosphate isomerase — encoded protein: MIANFNPDRALALAQQTFDIEAQAVLGLKSQVSADFARAVEMVLGCTGRVVVSGMGKSGHIARKIAATLASTGTPAFFVHPAEASHGDLGMVTRDDVFIGFSNSGEVSELNAILPLVKRLGAKLIAVTGNPESSLGKHADVVLNSHVDVEACPLNLAPTASTTAQIALGDALAVAVLDARGFGAEDFARSHPGGSLGRKLLTHVRDVMRAGDAIPRVQEDTPLSQALMEITRKGMAMTAVVDADGHAVGVFTDGDLRRLLETPRDWRTVPMTEVMHHNPRSIGPDQLAVEAVEVMETHRINQLLVVDAAGVLVGALHIHDLTRAKVI
- a CDS encoding monovalent cation:proton antiporter family protein, encoding MHSPLELTLVLLAAAVIGVVLFRMLQLPPMLAYLVVGVLIGPKATGLESDSAQTRYLAEFGVVFLMFSIGLEFNLSKLRSMRRQVFGLGASQVALTMLLTVPITMLLSHWYPLSWQAGLALGGALAMSSTAIVSKMLAERLQLETEHGRNIISVLLFQDLAVVLLLIVVPSLGKNPTDLVLTLSIAAVKITVALVLILFLGQKLLSRWFHLVAARRSQELFMLNLLLVTLGMAALTERLGLSMALGAFLAGMLVSETPYKLQVEEDIKPFRDVLLGLFFVTVGMLLDPRVVVEHWALVLVLVTGPVLFKFVLIAFLARGFGSGGGAAIRTALGLAQAGEFGFVLLNQIDGMHLIDPLLGQAILAAMLLSMLIAPFLIQYSDVIAMRFSRTDWLLQSLAMTKIAAQSIATERHVIICGYGRSGQNLAHMVEQEGIGYMALDLDPDRVRDAAAAGEHVVYGDAARRESLVAAGIHRAAAVAITYADTASALKVLHHVQALEPTLPVIVRTIDDADLDRLQQAGATEVVPEIIEGSLMLASHALVLLGVPLRRVVRRVQETRDARYSLLRGYFHGQDDEEDMLERDAVRLHSVPLTKGSPAIGRKLGTMGLETFKTSVTAIRRQGIRALDPDPDTVLELGDIVVLRGTPEGLQMAEERLSPR